A portion of the Paenibacillus marchantiae genome contains these proteins:
- a CDS encoding carbohydrate ABC transporter permease, translating into MNTGDSLQKKNNLTGWAFISLAVIGIVAFYFYPMLQALLLSFKSGVGANLEFTGLDNYKRLFIDTTFRTAVSNTFLYLIIQVPVMIILGLFISVLLNDSTLRFRSFFRTAIFLPCVTSLVAYSVVFKYLFSSDGMVNQFLMNLHVIAEPIQWITDPFWAKITIIIAVTWRWTGYNMIFYLSSLQNIDQSIYEAARIDGANAFTQFFKITVPLLKPIILFTSITSTIGTLQIFDEIMNITKGGPGNATMSISQYIYNLSFKYSPDFGYAATVSYSIVLMIIVLSIIQFKVAGERNG; encoded by the coding sequence ATGAATACAGGAGACAGTCTGCAAAAGAAAAATAATTTGACTGGATGGGCTTTTATATCGCTCGCTGTTATCGGGATCGTTGCATTTTACTTCTATCCGATGCTGCAAGCGCTGCTCTTATCGTTCAAGTCGGGTGTAGGAGCCAATCTTGAATTTACGGGCCTGGATAACTATAAAAGATTATTCATTGATACAACGTTCCGAACTGCTGTATCCAATACATTTCTGTACTTGATCATTCAAGTGCCTGTCATGATTATTCTCGGTTTGTTTATTTCCGTTTTATTGAATGACAGTACGTTACGCTTCCGTAGCTTCTTCCGTACTGCTATCTTCCTGCCTTGCGTAACCTCATTGGTTGCCTACTCTGTCGTATTCAAATATCTGTTCTCTTCTGACGGTATGGTTAACCAATTCCTGATGAATCTGCACGTGATTGCTGAACCGATTCAATGGATCACTGACCCGTTCTGGGCTAAAATTACGATTATAATCGCCGTTACTTGGCGTTGGACCGGATATAACATGATTTTCTATCTGTCATCTCTTCAGAACATTGATCAGTCGATCTATGAAGCTGCACGGATTGATGGCGCGAATGCTTTCACGCAATTTTTCAAAATTACCGTTCCATTGCTCAAACCGATTATCCTGTTCACCTCCATTACATCGACGATTGGTACATTGCAAATTTTCGATGAGATTATGAACATTACCAAAGGTGGTCCGGGTAATGCGACGATGTCCATTTCCCAGTACATCTATAACCTTTCGTTCAAATATTCACCGGACTTCGGATATGCGGCAACCGTTTCGTATTCCATCGTGCTGATGATTATCGTATTGTCCATTATCCAGTTCAAAGTGGCAGGTGAGAGAAATGGCTAA
- a CDS encoding carbohydrate ABC transporter permease — protein sequence MAKAKAKRIFTYVFLSIVAFVSIFPFFWMLVSSTNASVDVTKGRLLPGSVFLDNFNKLLDSTNLVQALGNSAIVSVISTILALLIGSLAGYGFEVYRTKSRDIVFNILLLSMMIPFAALMVPLYRMFATISGFAPFIGINTMAAVILPTITTAFLIFFFRQNTKMFPKEMLEAGRIDGLSEIGIFLKIYMPTMKTTYAAAAIITFMSSWNNYLWPLVVLQTPDQQTIPLLISNLGSSYSPDYGVIMTAIVIATLPTAIVFFIMQKHFVAGMVGSVK from the coding sequence ATGGCTAAAGCAAAAGCAAAACGTATATTCACATATGTCTTTCTGTCCATCGTTGCATTTGTGTCCATCTTCCCGTTCTTCTGGATGCTTGTCAGTTCGACCAATGCTTCTGTAGATGTCACCAAAGGCAGACTGCTTCCTGGATCGGTTTTCCTTGATAACTTCAACAAATTGCTGGATTCAACCAATCTGGTACAGGCTCTTGGAAATTCGGCGATTGTTTCCGTTATTTCCACGATTCTTGCTTTGCTGATTGGTTCCTTGGCCGGTTATGGATTCGAAGTATATCGGACGAAATCACGTGATATCGTATTTAACATTCTGTTGCTGTCGATGATGATTCCGTTCGCAGCGCTGATGGTTCCTTTATACCGGATGTTTGCTACGATCTCTGGTTTTGCACCGTTCATCGGTATCAACACCATGGCCGCAGTTATTCTGCCGACCATCACAACGGCGTTCCTAATCTTCTTCTTCCGTCAGAACACCAAAATGTTCCCGAAAGAGATGCTTGAAGCTGGCCGGATTGATGGTTTGAGCGAAATTGGGATCTTCCTGAAGATCTACATGCCAACGATGAAAACAACATATGCAGCCGCTGCGATCATCACATTCATGAGCAGCTGGAATAACTACCTCTGGCCTCTCGTGGTGCTACAAACGCCAGACCAACAGACGATTCCGTTGTTAATCTCGAACCTCGGTTCCAGCTATTCACCGGATTATGGTGTCATCATGACCGCCATCGTCATCGCGACATTACCGACAGCCATTGTATTCTTCATTATGCAAAAACACTTTGTCGCAGGTATGGTTGGTTCCGTTAAGTAA
- the lacZ gene encoding beta-galactosidase, LacZ type, producing the protein MKATHADINWLGDVSVFEVNRLNAYSDHRYYRTMEEAKASGEMAMRYNLNGTWKFNYAIRPDCRPEAFYKQEFSNAGWDDIEVPGHIQLQGYGQIQYVNTQYPWDGLNDLRPPALPQDQNPVGSYIRTFHLPTGWQNSPVYISFQGVESAFYVWLNGQFVGYGEDSFTPSDFDLTPFLQDGENKLAVEVYQRSTGSWLEDQDFWRFSGIFRDVYLYTVPAAHIRDVRVVTDLDKSYTHGTLNVDLKLEGKAAAGAKVNAELRDAEGNTVKTFGGIEVTNGLVSLREEIGQVNLWSAEIPYLYRLYIQVYDAAGELVEVLPQAVGFRTFEMIDKVMHINGKRIVFKGVNRHEFNPRRGRAVTKEDMLWDVQTIKQNNMNAVRTSHYPNQSLWYELCDEYGLYVIDEMNLETHGSWQKLGAVEPSWVIPGDRPEWHDIVMDRAVSMVERDKNHPSILIWSCGNESHGGEVIYKVSQYFKSADPTRLVHYEGVFHDRRFNDTSDMESRMYAKPADIEEFLNANPEKPYISCEYMHAMGNSIGGMHKYTELEDKYPMYQGGFIWDYIDQAIYKKDRYGKEFLAYGGDFGDRPSDYSFCGDGIVYADRRVSAKMQEVKFLYQNIKLFPDREGVKIVNDNLFADTSEFELVYSLDREGHEVLHGTFEVNVGPQSETVVKLPLDVESLAGGEYAVNTAFVLKAATLWAEKGEEVAFGQFVFAQEKSEIVESDLNLTNEIQVVEGDVNIGVRVGQTHVLFSKAFGTLVSLKLSGQETIAQPPMPLFWRATTDNDKGTAMGFELGAWYAASLLPRCVNWKAEQNTDQYRIEFTYKLNISADVQVKVAYTVRADGSVHVHNTYKGTAGLPDLPIHALSFKTSPDFENVEWLAMGPEENYADRAFGARLGIHDSKVTDTVAPYLVPQESGNRTGVRWAKLTDNAGRGFKIESAAAPVELNVSPYTAFELENAQHAYELPPVHYTVVTVTGKQMGVGGDDSWGAPVHPEYRIISDGELQFEFVIRAL; encoded by the coding sequence ATGAAAGCAACACATGCAGATATTAACTGGCTGGGCGATGTAAGCGTTTTTGAAGTAAACCGCCTTAACGCTTACTCGGATCATCGCTATTACCGTACTATGGAAGAAGCGAAAGCATCCGGTGAAATGGCTATGCGCTACAACCTTAACGGAACGTGGAAATTTAATTATGCAATCCGTCCGGATTGCCGCCCCGAAGCTTTTTATAAGCAGGAGTTCTCCAATGCTGGTTGGGATGATATTGAAGTACCGGGGCATATTCAGCTCCAAGGCTACGGTCAGATCCAATACGTAAATACTCAATACCCTTGGGATGGCTTAAACGATCTGCGTCCACCTGCATTGCCGCAGGACCAAAACCCGGTAGGCAGTTATATTCGCACATTCCATTTGCCAACAGGCTGGCAGAACAGTCCGGTATATATTTCGTTTCAGGGTGTAGAATCTGCATTCTATGTATGGCTTAACGGACAGTTTGTCGGGTATGGGGAAGACAGCTTTACACCATCCGATTTTGATCTGACACCATTCCTCCAGGACGGAGAGAATAAACTGGCTGTGGAAGTGTATCAACGCAGCACAGGCAGTTGGTTGGAGGATCAGGATTTCTGGCGGTTCTCAGGCATTTTCAGAGATGTGTATCTGTATACTGTGCCGGCTGCGCATATTCGCGATGTGCGGGTTGTAACGGATTTGGACAAGTCTTATACCCATGGTACGTTAAACGTGGATCTGAAGCTTGAAGGAAAAGCTGCTGCTGGAGCCAAAGTGAACGCTGAACTAAGGGATGCTGAAGGCAACACGGTGAAAACATTTGGCGGGATTGAAGTTACCAATGGTCTGGTGAGTCTTCGTGAGGAGATTGGCCAAGTAAACCTGTGGAGCGCGGAGATTCCTTACCTGTATCGTCTGTACATTCAAGTATATGATGCAGCGGGCGAACTGGTGGAAGTTCTACCTCAGGCCGTTGGCTTCCGTACATTTGAAATGATCGATAAAGTGATGCACATCAATGGTAAACGTATTGTCTTCAAAGGGGTAAACCGTCACGAATTCAATCCGCGTCGCGGACGCGCTGTAACCAAGGAAGATATGCTGTGGGATGTTCAGACGATCAAACAAAACAATATGAACGCTGTTCGTACATCTCACTATCCAAACCAAAGCCTATGGTATGAACTGTGTGATGAATATGGATTGTATGTGATTGATGAAATGAACCTGGAGACACACGGATCATGGCAAAAACTGGGTGCAGTTGAGCCTTCGTGGGTTATTCCTGGCGACCGTCCAGAGTGGCATGATATCGTTATGGATCGTGCGGTGTCGATGGTAGAGCGGGATAAAAATCATCCGTCCATTCTGATCTGGTCTTGTGGTAACGAGTCTCATGGTGGTGAAGTGATTTATAAAGTTTCGCAATATTTCAAATCGGCTGATCCTACACGTCTTGTTCATTATGAAGGTGTGTTCCACGATCGTCGCTTCAACGACACGAGCGATATGGAATCACGTATGTATGCCAAACCGGCCGACATTGAGGAATTCTTGAACGCGAATCCGGAAAAGCCATATATCAGCTGTGAGTATATGCATGCCATGGGTAACTCCATTGGCGGTATGCATAAGTATACGGAACTCGAAGACAAGTATCCGATGTATCAGGGCGGATTCATTTGGGATTACATTGATCAAGCCATATACAAAAAAGATCGTTACGGCAAAGAGTTCCTTGCTTATGGCGGAGATTTCGGTGATCGTCCTTCGGACTATTCGTTCTGTGGAGACGGCATTGTGTACGCAGACCGCAGAGTGTCTGCCAAGATGCAGGAAGTCAAATTCCTGTACCAGAACATCAAGCTGTTCCCGGATCGGGAAGGCGTGAAAATCGTTAACGATAATTTGTTTGCAGACACATCTGAATTCGAACTGGTATACAGTCTGGATCGGGAAGGTCACGAAGTGCTGCATGGAACGTTTGAGGTAAACGTGGGTCCACAAAGCGAGACCGTTGTGAAACTTCCACTTGATGTGGAATCTCTTGCTGGCGGGGAATACGCAGTGAATACCGCGTTTGTATTAAAAGCAGCAACATTGTGGGCAGAAAAAGGCGAGGAAGTTGCCTTTGGACAGTTTGTATTTGCTCAGGAAAAGTCGGAAATTGTGGAGTCCGATCTGAACCTGACAAATGAAATTCAGGTCGTTGAAGGGGACGTTAATATCGGGGTAAGGGTAGGTCAGACCCATGTCCTGTTCTCCAAGGCTTTCGGAACATTGGTATCCCTGAAGCTGTCAGGTCAAGAGACGATTGCACAGCCTCCAATGCCATTGTTCTGGCGTGCGACCACCGATAATGATAAGGGTACTGCTATGGGCTTCGAGCTTGGGGCTTGGTATGCTGCAAGTCTGCTGCCTAGATGTGTGAACTGGAAAGCGGAACAAAACACGGATCAATATCGGATCGAATTCACGTACAAACTTAATATTTCGGCAGATGTACAAGTGAAAGTGGCTTATACCGTCCGTGCAGATGGTAGTGTGCATGTGCATAATACGTATAAAGGAACGGCAGGTCTGCCAGATCTTCCGATTCATGCGCTCTCCTTCAAAACTTCGCCGGACTTTGAAAATGTGGAATGGCTGGCGATGGGACCTGAAGAAAACTATGCGGACCGTGCATTTGGCGCTCGTCTGGGTATCCATGACAGCAAAGTAACGGATACCGTTGCTCCATATCTTGTACCGCAGGAGTCGGGCAACCGTACGGGTGTACGTTGGGCTAAATTGACCGACAACGCGGGACGTGGCTTTAAAATTGAATCTGCTGCAGCTCCAGTTGAGCTGAATGTATCTCCTTATACGGCATTTGAGCTGGAGAATGCCCAACATGCGTATGAGCTGCCTCCGGTGCATTATACGGTTGTAACGGTAACCGGCAAACAAATGGGCGTAGGTGGTGACGATAGCTGGGGAGCACCGGTTCATCCGGAATACCGCATCATCTCGGACGGCGAACTGCAATTTGAATTTGTCATTCGTGCGCTGTAA
- the rsmD gene encoding 16S rRNA (guanine(966)-N(2))-methyltransferase RsmD, whose protein sequence is MRVVSGSAKGRPLKAVPGTGTRPTTDKVKEALFSMIGPYFEGGTALDLFAGSGGLGIEALSRGMDKAVFVDLESKSIEVIRANLKATKLEDQAAIYRNDASRALKALAKRNTQFDLVFLDPPYRMKNGDELMLTMHELDLLEPEATIVLEYESKYSYPEQFGPFEQTRKALYGETAVSIYYYAPAATTEDGEPSAAEGEAPHE, encoded by the coding sequence GTGAGAGTGGTATCTGGGAGTGCGAAAGGCAGACCGCTGAAGGCTGTTCCTGGCACAGGGACGCGGCCGACCACCGACAAGGTGAAGGAAGCGTTGTTTAGTATGATTGGCCCTTATTTTGAGGGCGGTACAGCATTGGATCTGTTTGCAGGCAGTGGAGGTCTCGGTATTGAGGCGCTGAGCCGCGGCATGGACAAGGCTGTTTTTGTTGACTTGGAATCGAAAAGTATTGAAGTGATCCGTGCAAATCTGAAAGCAACCAAGCTGGAAGATCAGGCGGCCATATACCGGAATGATGCCAGTCGTGCATTGAAGGCGCTCGCCAAGCGAAACACACAATTTGATCTCGTATTTCTTGATCCACCCTACCGTATGAAAAATGGGGACGAGTTAATGCTTACGATGCACGAACTGGATCTGCTTGAACCGGAAGCGACCATTGTGCTTGAATATGAATCCAAATATAGTTACCCTGAGCAATTCGGCCCGTTTGAACAAACGCGCAAGGCATTGTATGGGGAGACAGCTGTATCCATCTATTATTATGCACCTGCTGCAACAACAGAAGATGGAGAACCTAGCGCAGCGGAAGGGGAGGCTCCTCATGAGTGA
- the coaD gene encoding pantetheine-phosphate adenylyltransferase, producing the protein MIHRQERIAVYPGSFDPVTMGHLDIIARASKQFDRVIVAVLNNMSKNPLFTVEERKSLITEVTSHLPNVEVDSFRDLTANYVRQKDAQVIVRGIRSVTDFEYELQLASTNSKLNPDAETIFMMTNPKYSYLSSSIVKEIAHYHGDVTDLVSPEVEAALRQKISEKTGG; encoded by the coding sequence ATGATACATCGTCAGGAACGAATTGCCGTATATCCAGGCAGTTTTGATCCCGTAACTATGGGCCATCTGGACATTATTGCCCGGGCGTCGAAGCAGTTCGATCGCGTCATCGTGGCTGTGTTGAATAATATGAGCAAAAATCCATTATTTACGGTGGAAGAACGCAAGAGTCTTATTACGGAAGTCACGAGTCATCTGCCTAATGTGGAGGTGGACAGCTTCCGTGATCTGACGGCAAATTATGTACGGCAAAAAGATGCTCAGGTCATTGTCCGTGGTATCCGCTCGGTGACGGATTTTGAATATGAGCTTCAGCTGGCTTCGACGAACAGCAAGTTAAATCCGGATGCGGAAACCATTTTTATGATGACCAATCCGAAATATTCTTATCTGAGCTCCAGCATCGTCAAGGAAATTGCCCACTACCACGGAGATGTCACCGATCTGGTCTCACCTGAA